The proteins below are encoded in one region of Limnochorda pilosa:
- a CDS encoding nucleotidyltransferase family protein, whose translation MPGRERRQTPTRASDAPEAWAPYVAGWRARALAERQQREAFTDRARREALRLAQILCSEFGATRVYLFGSLARGWARLTSDIDLAVEGLAADLYLQACARIEAETDLPVDLVDLREAPPSLVRRVHEEGEVLLERSPSR comes from the coding sequence TTGCCAGGCCGCGAGCGCCGCCAGACTCCCACACGAGCGTCGGACGCCCCTGAAGCGTGGGCGCCGTACGTCGCGGGATGGAGAGCCCGAGCTCTTGCCGAGAGGCAGCAGCGGGAGGCATTCACTGACCGCGCTCGGCGGGAAGCCCTTCGCCTCGCCCAGATTCTCTGCAGTGAATTCGGCGCCACGAGGGTCTACCTTTTCGGCTCCCTGGCCCGGGGCTGGGCACGGTTGACCTCGGACATCGACCTGGCCGTGGAAGGACTCGCCGCCGACCTGTACCTCCAGGCGTGCGCCCGGATCGAGGCAGAGACGGACCTGCCCGTCGATCTCGTCGACCTGAGGGAGGCACCTCCTTCCCTCGTTCGGCGAGTTCACGAGGAAGGAGAGGTTCTCCTTGAGCGATCTCCCTCCCGCTGA